A window of the Streptosporangiales bacterium genome harbors these coding sequences:
- a CDS encoding cysteine dioxygenase: MALSIPTKTVDLTDNVDMDAVPGIHPALDTPHLRALVHPERLLWSAAELRTLTTTVATLFRSELTEITRFASDYRWWSRLALNDGVELWLLTWLPGQGTEPHDHGGASGSFTVVRGDLHEEYRYPRRAIRAATRRTGTAIGFGAGRAHEVRNRGTVEAASVHAYSPPLVPTREYASLADIPDEIPPLPAGSVRIRDRERG, translated from the coding sequence ATGGCCCTGTCTATTCCGACTAAGACAGTCGACTTAACTGATAATGTTGACATGGACGCTGTCCCGGGCATCCACCCCGCACTCGACACGCCGCACCTGCGTGCCCTGGTCCACCCGGAGCGCCTGCTGTGGAGCGCCGCGGAGCTGCGTACGCTCACCACGACCGTCGCGACGCTCTTCCGCTCCGAGCTCACGGAGATCACCAGGTTCGCATCGGACTACCGCTGGTGGTCGCGGTTGGCGCTGAACGACGGTGTCGAGCTGTGGCTGCTCACCTGGCTGCCGGGTCAGGGGACGGAACCGCACGACCACGGCGGCGCATCTGGCTCGTTCACCGTCGTCCGCGGCGACCTGCACGAGGAGTACCGCTACCCGCGCAGAGCCATCCGTGCGGCGACGCGCCGGACGGGCACCGCCATCGGCTTCGGTGCCGGCCGGGCGCACGAGGTGCGCAACCGTGGCACGGTCGAGGCGGCGAGTGTCCACGCGTACTCGCCGCCGCTCGTGCCGACGCGCGAGTACGCGAGCCTCGCCGACATCCCCGACGAGATCCCGCCGCTGCCGGCCGGGTCCGTGCGTATCCGCGACCGCGAGCGCGGGTGA
- a CDS encoding acyltransferase family protein has translation MGRAGRGVRGTRQLPPVPRRAARPSRPDAAAQLGAPLTRRGRRAAAAHLGQAGPPRARRAPAAVILTPGHACYLLTKRPDDEPGGHPPADRGPGDHATCDPPKGPRGDRRPRSDGRDNRCHDDHADRRARRPVRRQATVLRGQPAHVPHDPRRPAPPRDHLRGGRSVVLRRVPRVPARHGTRPGVRAGQPGLLHGLLLPDLRLLHAGFDRPQGRRPVREGPAGQARHPGRRLHAGHRAAHRHAPQPLFDPAAQLHPAHDRRVDPGRAVAAAAPRPGTAVVRRTAAPPGAGLRGLARDRRQTDPRCRGGEPATLLGGGRVTLGLAVATWLVRLAFPLGFGLPIVGWPTPAYLPQYVGLFVVGLVAYRRGWFLAVTDRMGKMGLVAALGATVVALPVALVGSDGMVGGPNVHAFAYALWDSTFAVGICLFLLTLFRRRFNTQGRIRRFASDHAFAVYVLHAPVIVGLAVAVRGLDITPVLTFFLEAPFAVAACFAVAYLVRLIPGVRRVL, from the coding sequence ATGGGGCGAGCGGGTCGTGGCGTTCGTGGTACCCGGCAACTCCCGCCCGTCCCTCGACGCGCTGCGCGACCATCTCGGCCGGACGCGGCCGCGCAGCTGGGCGCCCCGCTCACTCGTCGTGGTCGACGAGCTGCCGCTGCTCACCTCGGGCAAGCCGGACCGCCGCGCGCTCGTCGCGCTCCTGCCGCGGTCATCCTGACACCCGGCCATGCGTGCTATCTTCTGACCAAGCGGCCAGATGACGAGCCGGGCGGCCACCCGCCGGCGGATCGTGGGCCGGGGGACCATGCGACCTGCGACCCACCGAAAGGACCACGAGGTGACCGCCGACCACGCTCCGACGGCCGCGACAACCGCTGCCACGACGACCACGCCGACCGCCGCGCCCGCCGCCCCGTCCGCCGGCAGGCGACTGTTCTTCGTGGACAACCTGCGCACGTTCCTCACGATCCTCGTCGTCCTGCACCACCTCGCGATCACCTACGCGGTGGTCGCAGCGTGGTACTACGTCGAGTACCGCGAGTCCCCGCTCGCCACGGGACTCGGCCTGGTGTTCGTGCTGGCCAACCAGGCCTACTTCATGGGCTTCTTCTTCCTGATCTCCGGCTACTTCACGCCGGGTTCGATCGACCGCAAGGGCGTCGGCCGGTTCGTGAAGGACCGGCTGGTCAGGCTCGGCATCCCGGTCGTCGTCTTCACGCTGGGCATCGCGCCGCTCATCGGCACGCTCCTCAGCCGTTATTCGACCCTGCCGCCCAACTTCACCCCGCCCACGACCGACGAGTCGACCCCGGCCGTGCTGTCGCTGCTGCAGCGCCTCGACCCGGGACCGCTGTGGTTCGCCGAACTGCTGCTCCTCCTGGCGCTGGGCTACGCGGTCTGGCGCGCGATCGTCGCCAGACCGACCCGCGGTGCCGAGGCGGGGAGCCCGCCACGCTACTGGGCGGTGGGCGCGTTACCCTCGGCCTCGCCGTCGCCACCTGGCTCGTCCGGCTCGCCTTCCCGCTCGGCTTCGGCCTGCCGATCGTCGGCTGGCCCACGCCCGCCTATCTGCCGCAGTACGTCGGCCTCTTCGTCGTCGGCCTCGTCGCGTACCGGCGCGGCTGGTTCCTCGCCGTCACCGATCGCATGGGGAAGATGGGTCTGGTGGCCGCGCTCGGCGCGACCGTCGTGGCGCTCCCCGTCGCACTGGTCGGCAGCGATGGGATGGTCGGCGGCCCCAACGTGCACGCGTTCGCGTACGCGCTGTGGGACTCGACGTTCGCTGTGGGGATCTGCCTCTTCCTGCTCACCCTGTTCCGCAGGCGCTTCAACACCCAGGGGCGCATCCGCAGGTTCGCCTCCGACCACGCGTTCGCCGTGTACGTGCTGCACGCACCGGTGATCGTGGGCCTCGCGGTCGCCGTCCGCGGACTCGACATCACACCGGTGCTCACGTTCTTCCTCGAGGCACCGTTCGCGGTCGCCGCCTGCTTCGCGGTCGCGTACCTGGTGCGCCTGATCCCCGGCGTCAGGCGGGTGCTGTAG
- a CDS encoding rhodanese-like domain-containing protein has translation MTGVDAMLAEARAHLDRVGPREADELQRAGALLVDIRPLADRVAEGEIPGSVPVERIVLEWRLDPAGADRIDGVHAGATVVVLCNEGYASSLAVRDLRRLGLVRATDLVGGFRAWRAAGLPVRAGGTPPVP, from the coding sequence GTGACGGGCGTCGACGCGATGCTGGCCGAGGCGCGGGCCCACCTCGACAGGGTCGGCCCGCGCGAGGCCGACGAACTGCAGCGCGCGGGCGCGCTCCTCGTCGACATCAGGCCGCTGGCCGACCGGGTCGCCGAGGGCGAGATCCCGGGCTCCGTCCCGGTGGAGCGCATCGTGCTGGAGTGGCGGCTCGATCCCGCGGGTGCCGACCGCATCGACGGGGTCCATGCCGGCGCCACGGTCGTCGTGCTCTGCAACGAGGGGTACGCGTCCAGTCTCGCGGTGCGCGACCTGCGCCGGCTGGGGCTGGTGCGCGCCACCGACCTCGTCGGCGGATTCCGTGCCTGGCGCGCCGCCGGCCTCCCCGTGAGAGCGGGCGGGACACCTCCCGTGCCGTAG
- a CDS encoding AMP-binding protein — MTHQFLHPHPCTSGQQATDALLPALQAALDATGPPLALLPASPADHNNRLLAAVRPDEPLEVDGVAAVVTTSGSTGEPKTVLLPAAALRASASATLDRLGGPGRWLLALPAQYIAGLQVVVRSLYGGTAPVALDLTTGFTAAGFAAATERLGTDARRYTALVPTQLTRLLDDPAGTDALRSYAVVLVGGAAASDRLLRSASEAGVHVVTTYGMSETCGGCVYDGLPLTGVTVDVRPDDRVRIAGPVLAAGYRLRPDLTAAAYETGDGQRWHVTPDVGRLHGDGRLEVLGRADDVAVSGGVNVPLAAVERALGSHPAVTAVTCLAVPDDEWGERVVAFVVPGNSRPSLDALRDHLGRTRPRSWAPRSLVVVDELPLLTSGKPDRRALVALLPRSS; from the coding sequence GTGACCCACCAGTTCCTCCACCCCCACCCCTGCACCAGCGGCCAGCAGGCGACGGACGCCCTCCTCCCCGCCCTACAGGCGGCCCTAGACGCCACCGGCCCACCCCTCGCCCTGTTACCAGCCAGCCCGGCCGACCACAACAACCGCCTCCTCGCGGCCGTACGACCCGACGAGCCGCTCGAGGTCGACGGCGTCGCCGCCGTGGTCACCACGTCAGGGTCGACCGGCGAGCCGAAGACCGTGCTGCTGCCGGCCGCGGCGCTGCGCGCGTCCGCCTCCGCGACGCTCGATCGACTCGGCGGCCCCGGCCGGTGGCTGCTCGCCCTGCCCGCGCAGTACATCGCGGGCCTGCAGGTCGTGGTGCGCTCGCTGTACGGCGGCACCGCCCCGGTCGCGCTCGACCTCACCACCGGCTTCACCGCGGCGGGATTCGCCGCGGCAACGGAGCGGTTGGGCACGGACGCCCGCAGGTACACCGCGCTCGTTCCCACCCAGCTGACCAGGCTGCTCGACGACCCGGCGGGCACCGACGCGCTGCGCTCGTACGCGGTCGTGCTCGTCGGCGGCGCCGCCGCGTCCGACCGACTGCTGCGGAGTGCGAGCGAGGCGGGCGTCCACGTCGTCACGACGTACGGGATGAGCGAGACGTGCGGCGGCTGCGTGTACGACGGCCTGCCGCTCACGGGCGTGACCGTCGACGTCCGCCCCGACGACCGCGTACGGATCGCGGGTCCGGTGCTCGCGGCCGGCTACCGACTGCGCCCGGACCTCACCGCGGCGGCGTACGAGACCGGGGACGGGCAGCGCTGGCACGTGACACCCGACGTCGGACGCCTCCACGGCGACGGCAGGCTCGAGGTCCTCGGCCGCGCCGACGACGTGGCCGTGTCCGGCGGCGTCAACGTCCCGCTGGCCGCCGTCGAACGTGCCCTCGGCTCCCACCCGGCCGTCACGGCCGTGACCTGCCTCGCGGTACCCGACGACGAATGGGGCGAGCGGGTCGTGGCGTTCGTGGTACCCGGCAACTCCCGCCCGTCCCTCGACGCGCTGCGCGACCATCTCGGCCGGACGCGGCCGCGCAGCTGGGCGCCCCGCTCACTCGTCGTGGTCGACGAGCTGCCGCTGCTCACCTCGGGCAAGCCGGACCGCCGCGCGCTCGTCGCGCTCCTGCCGCGGTCATCCTGA